CAATACCGGTATTAATAATCGGCGTAATTCCCGTTTCAACAACTTTGCGAATATCAATTCCCAAACAAGTCCCTTTAAAGTCCCAGGTTGGAATGGTCCAAGTTGGATTATGAGTTTGACAAATTTGTTCCATTTCATCAGAAATATCCAAAGCATCTTGGAAACCACCGGCGCCAACAAATCGGGTAACACCTGGTGCAGCCACCATTGCCATCGCACCAACACCAACTGTTTCAGTAATGGCGCTATCGCCGATATCGGGGTTACCATCATCTTCTGTAAAGCCTGTGAAGTATAATCCTTTTGGCGTATTCACTGGCGCTGTGTACCAAGCATCACCGGTTTGAGCAATTCGAATACCAAAATCAACACCATTTCGTGTCATGGTTGTGACAATGGTTCCTTTAGTATCTTTACGGGCAGTATCCACGATTGCTTTTCCTGTAGCCATCATGATATTCAGGAAAAATTGATCTGTATCGGCTAAAAATTTGATAACATCATATTTTTCTTTTTCATTCATTTGTAATTTGACAATTAACGGTGCTACTTCTTTTAGAAAATTGGCAGATGCTGCAATATTTCGTTGATGAAATTCATCCCCCATTGTGATGGAACGCGCAATTAAAACGTTTAGGTTAATTCCTTCTTGGGTTTGTTTTAAAGCCTTAGCAATTGTTGGTGCCAAAACATCTTTCATCCAAAGTAAGCGATCAACTACTTCTTGTGAGTAAGCGCCAAACCGCAACACTTTTCCGATACCTTCATTCATCGTACAATACGCTTTTGTCCCATCTAAGCGATTTTCAACAACGACCACTGGCATGTTGGCAGAAGTAATCCCCCCCATCGGGCCCACTGCGTGAACATGATGACATGGGATGAATCGAACTTCGCCATTTTCTAACATCTGTTTTGCCTGTGTTTCATTTTTGGCCCAACCTTCAAATAAGGCCGCACCAACACAAGATCCTTTCATCGGTCCAGTCATCTGTTCATAAGTAATTGGCGGTCCAGCATGTAACAAGGTTTTTGGCGTTTCATTTAATTCCTCAATAACTTCTTTTGCTGGCAGTACATCCACTAAGAATGGTTGTGAATTTTTAATTTTTTCAATTACTTTGTCATTTTCAGCCTGTATTTCTACTGCATGATCTTCTAATGCACTTAAAATCTTAATCATTTTTTTATTTCCACTTGCGCGTGGACGCCAATTAAATTGAACTGATTTCCCGCCATAGTCTGCAATTGAATCATTGAAACTTTGAAGTCCCACATTAATAATTCGTGGCTTCGTGTTCAGCAACTCTATTACCGCTTGACTGGCTTGTGGAATTGTAACTTTTTCACCTACATAAGATGTGACTTCTTTATCTACTTCAGAAATTGAAATGCCTTTTAATAGCAACGCCAATTGTACAGCTTTGGCATTACTTTCGGCGACATAAATACCAGCTTCTTCTAACCGTTTCACGGTTTCATCATAATTTTGTGGGTCTTTTCTAGTACCCACTACTGTTGCAACGAAATAAAGCGTGCGCCCTTCAGCTTGCGCTTTTGCTAACTCTTCTTTTATTGCCGGCAACAATGCACCTGCCATATCTTCATGAGCCCCATAGCCTAAAACGACATCAAATAAAATAATTCCAGTTTCTTTTTGCGCACCATATTCATGAATTTTTTGAATTCGTACTTCAGGATCAATCATCGGATGCGGTTTTCCCTGCGTATAAATATCATCCCCTAAGTCAATCACATCGTACCCATTGGATTTTAAAATATAGCCGGCTTGCTTTATTAAGCCTTCTAAACCTAAGGCTTCTGAAATCATCATACCGGCCTCTGCCGCCAGTGTCCCACCAGAGTACAGACCTTTCACCACTTTATCAGCAGATAAGACCGGTACATCTGGTTTTGCCAAGGCTTCAAAGTAATTTTTTTGAATTGGTTTTTCGTTAGCTAAATCAATCGCAATTTTCGCTGTCTCTTCTAATGTATGGGCTAAATAAACTTTACCCTCATGAGCGCTTGGTTTTT
The genomic region above belongs to Enterococcus saigonensis and contains:
- the fdrA gene encoding bifunctional FdrA/YlbE family protein gives rise to the protein MLQTVILKNNYQDSINLMLLTNKINDLANVTMSQIMMGTDANKDILQNTNLLTPQAQNASPNDLMIVVDSQDEKIMTEVLPVVHAFLDDLSTKSETTENKPATSWKEALVQLPDANMALFSIPGEYGAPEMEKALKEGLHVFSFTDNVSLEDEVRLKKLAHEKGLLMMGPDCGTGIISSIPIAFTNVVSPGNIGIVGASGTGIQEVATIIDRLGNGVVHAIGTGGRDLSDGVGATTVKDAIVALENHEPTDVICVISKPPAKAVRDEVVQLLQSVSKPVVAIFLGEKPSAHEGKVYLAHTLEETAKIAIDLANEKPIQKNYFEALAKPDVPVLSADKVVKGLYSGGTLAAEAGMMISEALGLEGLIKQAGYILKSNGYDVIDLGDDIYTQGKPHPMIDPEVRIQKIHEYGAQKETGIILFDVVLGYGAHEDMAGALLPAIKEELAKAQAEGRTLYFVATVVGTRKDPQNYDETVKRLEEAGIYVAESNAKAVQLALLLKGISISEVDKEVTSYVGEKVTIPQASQAVIELLNTKPRIINVGLQSFNDSIADYGGKSVQFNWRPRASGNKKMIKILSALEDHAVEIQAENDKVIEKIKNSQPFLVDVLPAKEVIEELNETPKTLLHAGPPITYEQMTGPMKGSCVGAALFEGWAKNETQAKQMLENGEVRFIPCHHVHAVGPMGGITSANMPVVVVENRLDGTKAYCTMNEGIGKVLRFGAYSQEVVDRLLWMKDVLAPTIAKALKQTQEGINLNVLIARSITMGDEFHQRNIAASANFLKEVAPLIVKLQMNEKEKYDVIKFLADTDQFFLNIMMATGKAIVDTARKDTKGTIVTTMTRNGVDFGIRIAQTGDAWYTAPVNTPKGLYFTGFTEDDGNPDIGDSAITETVGVGAMAMVAAPGVTRFVGAGGFQDALDISDEMEQICQTHNPTWTIPTWDFKGTCLGIDIRKVVETGITPIINTGIAHKKAGVGQVGAGTVRAPLGCFEKALEAYAKVWDIHVD